One window from the genome of Plasmodium relictum strain SGS1 genome assembly, chromosome: 12 encodes:
- a CDS encoding rab GTPase activator, putative, whose protein sequence is MKKKYKETKTDEIFQSQKNKYHHLINKNHIYNNIYINLDVYQKWRNLNIDKDENKHWNEKSLNMVLNVDSNLMDKNVKNLLRRGVSDSLKHLIWIRSNDVNYFVINFPNFYETTIYNTFGDKIPSNLSNDCPTFCGGILGLQEDIMCVQTKIEELEIEHNDDYNNFNINDSTSNILQLLFNNPSENKKDSDKYLLPEHNFWLEPKTLSSPNFGFSNKKKKKNFLYIENVKNKILKNKKIDNYLRVSSDSILPYSSNFLMKNISNSCINNNDNNYLCDKDKNKENINTFVNNNSNNNCTENNYKMSSCSMNDKNILIKDDIIIFHNVNDKQNDSINLNYKANNNNTQNDLFLINKEISESSKYLHIQYYMNEQYIISKKQAEKMSKAKLYLRTRRKKKAIKQKDSIKTKSFDESYTSISELNSDNSLSSYFNERTLNDEMENFCLNKNNSYSRTKSFFKKTFSTKRTYKKNERKLSDHISLLLRENLNTDIKEKNIISSMDVDNSLMEKGIKCNKENKKNTEQEQEKKKDKKKDIYKEINRINSGEKCKNSCKHITVTKMDRKVEDNEKYEEKKEGIIKLSAFNSKENQENDHGSIDFDGSEICNLKNNEKKNKKSIFGKIKNIFYKRKKSKHDNVSLIKCRSNQENTYIEKKEMIKKDNDLIKSIIVNKTIEIKKKNDSDDAKRKCIEKDKTKNYDTCISDLKKKKMENDINEQNYLKSNIHYSTFNLSRDNYDYNTANDSNNKNSDNNDVSSNDDDDNNINCNNYIINNNNATLTKNCNKYNIVISNHENDSNHSIALNSLYNKKSSCINNEEEFIKMSNKSFLSKNGKIKNTISHNKSKKIKFNEKDDNDSNINDLTTLNEYTNSNLLDEEDNFYAEYEELESYSSYIKKNDNGKDQGVQKEKLNEFYIKKKEEKADEMEKKEDNILNYSYNTAYDNDLENFELPSSHPLNEEKKKKTKKKKKKINFKDEYEEGKGEYDMSGKENEKINKNREIDEKKKKKKEMVFYYYRDDINKEEKEDEIMELKGECEEEKIRNREEKNEKENGEEQEDELNRKIKKSNFSYSSKENQNSEKELYNKFYENNNNNNTYPNVYNLDDATELTALLNDDGKHEIKKLLWAINNNFGNDVEFAPIIPNLCIILLIYFKASVVYCIIHCLIKKGIDSVKNKEPPFFVYKRKDFVKYVKYILNSFIQFLPKCYYYLRKLNFDLAAWTARCIQDGFSRMLPFDFVLRIYGTFLFEGQKTLCLYCLALLKFLENDILKCTNIEEVENILYHICMHPYLNINDLTQIAYKFKLKSKEKHLKFSTKCPSPYLMNVKIKTFYRPRLNDNSRLINSFHWENIWEKIPSNIRSLDPFLAFCSKKDGYNLQILLEKTEKNKKKPMILILKTFDYDLIGFFCPFSLNRDYNFFKDSDKSSAFLCTFNSTFKFYKWSGKNNTLVLIKDGIYIGGNDIALFIDKDIKYGKTNPSESFLSPSLISNGYDFQIMDIEIWNLK, encoded by the exons atgaaaaaaaaatataaggaaACTAAAACAGACGAAATTTTTCAGtctcaaaaaaataaatatcatcatttaataaacaaaaatcatatttataataatatttatataaatttagatGTGTATCAAAAATGGAGAAATTTAAACATTGAT aaagatgaaaataaacATTGGAATGAAAAATCATTAAATATGGTATTAAATGTTGACTCAAATTTAATggataaaaatgtaaaaaatctACTTAGAAG gGGTGTGTCAGATTCATTGAAACATTTAATATGGATACGTTCAAACGatgtaaattattttgtaataaattttccaaatttttatgaaacaACTATATACAATACATTTGGTGATAAAATACCATCTAATTTATCAAATGATTGCCCAACATTTTGTGGAGGTATATTAGGTTTACAAGAGGATATAATGTGTGTTCAAacaaaaatagaagaattaGAAATAGAACACAATGATGAttacaataattttaatattaatgattCAACTAGTAATATATTACaactattatttaataatccaagtgaaaataaaaaagatagtgataaatatttattgcCTGAACATAATTTTTGGTTAGAACCCAAAACATTAAGTTCACCAAATTTTGgattttctaataaaaaaaaaaaaaaaaattttttatatatagaaaatgtGAAAAATAagattttgaaaaataagaaaattgaTAATTATTTGAGAGTTTCATCAGATTCTATTTTGCCATATTCTAGCAACTTTTTAATGAAGAATATATCAAATAGttgtataaataataatgataataattatttatgtgataaggataaaaataaagaaaatattaatactTTTGTGAATAATAATAGCAACAATAACTGTAcggaaaataattataaaatgtcTAGTTGTAGTATGAAtgacaaaaatattttgattaaagatgatattataattttccaTAATGTTAATGATAAGCAAAATGATTCAATTAACCTAAATTATAAagcaaataataataatactcaaaatgatttatttttaatcaaTAAAGAAATTTCTGAATCAAGTAAATACTTGCATATACAGTACTATATGAATGAACAATATATAATTAGTAAAAAGCAGGCCGAAAAAATGAGTAAAGCAAAACTATATTTGAGAACGAGAAGAAAGAAAAAGGcaataaaacaaaaagatAGTATAAAAACTAAAAGTTTTGATGAATCTTATACAAGTATAAGTGAACTAAATTCGGATAATTCTTTATCAAGCTATTTTAATGAAAGAACATTAAATGATGAAATGGAGAATTTTTGCTTAAATAAGAATAACAGTTATAGCCGTACAAAAagttttttcaaaaaaacaTTTAGTACTAAACgtacttataaaaaaaatgaaagaaagTTATCAGATcatatatcattattattaagagaaaatttaaatactgatattaaagaaaaaaatattatatctaGTATGGATGTAGATAATTCTTTAATGGAAAAAGGCATAAAATGCaataaggaaaataaaaaaaatactgaacaagaacaagaaaaaaaaaaagacaaaaaaaaggatatttataaagaaataaatagaataaatagtggagaaaaatgtaaaaatagtTGTAAACATATTACTGTTACAAAAATGGATAGAAAAGTAgaagataatgaaaaatatgaagaaaaaaaagaaggtATAATAAAACTTAGTGCATTTAATTCAAAAGAAAATCAAGAAAATGATCATGGATCTATTGATTTTGATGGTAGTGAAATATGTAatcttaaaaataatgaaaaaaaaaataaaaaatctatttttggtaaaataaaaaatattttttataagagaaaaaaatcaaaacATGATAACGTATCATTAATAAAATGTCGAAGTAATCaagaaaatacatatatagaaaaaaaagagatgataaaaaaagataatgatttaattaaaagcattattgttaataaaacaattgagattaaaaaaaaaaatgattcagATGATGCTAAAAGAAAATGTATAGAAAAAGACAAAACAAAGAACTATGATACTTGTATTAGtgacttaaaaaaaaaaaaaatggagaatgatataaatgaacaaaattatttaaaatcaAACATTCATTATAGtacatttaatttatcaaGAGATAACTATGATTATAACACTGCTAatgatagtaataataagaaTAGTGATAATAATGATGTTAGTAGCAATGAtgatgatgataataatattaattgtaataattatattattaataataataatgctactttaacaaaaaattgtaataaatataatattgttATTAGTAATCATGAGAATGATTCGAATCATTCTATTGCATTAAATTCcctatataataaaaaaagtagcTGCATAAATAATGAGGAAGAATTTATCAAAATGAGCAATAAAAGCTTTCTTTCAAAAAATGGAAAgattaaaaatacaatatCACATaacaaaagtaaaaaaataaaattcaatGAAAAGGATGATAATGACTCAAATATTAATGATTTGACTAcattaaatgaatatacTAACAGTAATTTATTAGATGAAGAAGATAATTTTTATGCTGAATATGAGGAATTAGAAAGTTATTCTtcctatattaaaaaaaatgataatggAAAGGATCAAGGAGTACAGAAAGAAAAGTTGAAcgaattttatataaaaaaaaaagaggaaaaaGCTGAtgaaatggaaaaaaaagaagataatatccttaattattcatataataCTGCATATGATAAtgatttagaaaattttgaattaCCTTCAAGTCATCCactaaatgaagaaaaaaaaaaaaaaacaaaaaaaaaaaagaaaaaaattaattttaaggATGAATATGAAGAAGGAAAAGGAGAATATGATATGTCTggtaaagaaaatgaaaaaataaataagaatagagaaatagatgaaaaaaaaaaaaagaaaaaagaaatggtattttattattatagaGATGACATTAATAAAGAAGAGAAAGAAGATGAAATAATGGAATTAAAAGGAGAAtgtgaagaagaaaaaataagaaacagggaagaaaaaaatgagaaagaAAATGGAGAAGAACAAGAAGATGaattaaatagaaaaataaaaaaaagtaatttttcatatagtAGTAAGGAAAATCAAAATTCTGAAAAAGagttatataataaattttatgaaaataataataataataatacatatCCGAATGTTTATAATTTGGATGATGCAACAGAATTAACTGCATTACTAAATGATGATGGAAAGCATGAGATAAAAAAACTCTTATGGGCAATAAACAATAATTTTGGAAATGATGTGGAATTTGCCCCTATTATTCCAAATTTgtgtataattttattaatttattttaaagcTTCTGTTGTTTATTGTATTATCCATTGTTTAATAAAGAAAGGTATTGATAgcgtaaaaaataaagaaccacctttttttgtttataaaaGGAAAGACTTTGTTAAATAtgtgaaatatattttaaattcttttattcaatttttaCCAAAATGCTATTATTACTTAAGGAAATTAAATTTTGATTTAGCTGCCTGGACGGCTAGGTGTATCCAAGATGGATTCTCTAGAATGTTACCGTTTGATTTTGTTTTAAGAATATATGGTACATTTTTGTTTGAAGGACAAAAAACATTATGCTTATATTGTTTAGCTTTACTTAAGTTTCTAGAAAATGATATATTGAAATGTACTAATATAGAAGAGgtagaaaatattttatatcataTATGTATGCAtccatatttaaatataaatgatttaaCACAAATagcatataaatttaaattgaaAAGTAAAGAAAAACATTTGAAATTTTCAACAAAATGCCCATCTCCTTATTTAATGAacgtaaaaataaaaacattttatcGACCAAGGTTAAATGATAACTCTCGTTTGATAAATTCATTTCATTGGGAAAATATATGGGAAAAAATTCCAAGTAATATTAGGTCATTAGATCCATTTCTAGCATTTTGTTCGAAAAAGGATGGATACAATTTACAaatattattagaaaaaactgaaaaaaataaaaaaaaaccgatgattttaattttgaaaaCCTTTGATTATGATTTAATAGGATTTTTTTGCCCATTTTCTTTGAATAGagattataatttttttaaagactCCGATAAAAGTTCTGCATTTTTATGTACTTTTAATTctacttttaaattttataaatggtCAGGAAAAAACAATACTCTTGTATTAATAAAGGATGGCATATATATAGGAGGAAATGATATAGCTTTATTTATtgataaagatataaaatacGGAAAAACAAATCCATCAGAATCTTTTTTATCTCCATCACTTATATCCAATGGTTACGACTTTCAAATAATGGATATAGAAATTTGGAATTTGAAATAA